From Brachionichthys hirsutus isolate HB-005 chromosome 16, CSIRO-AGI_Bhir_v1, whole genome shotgun sequence, a single genomic window includes:
- the LOC137905962 gene encoding transcription factor Sox-9-A-like, with product MNLLDPYLKMTEEQEKCQSDAPSPSMSEDSAGSPCPSGSGSDAENTRPSDNHLLLGPDYKKEGEEDKFPVCIRDAVSQVLKGYDWTLVPMPVRVNGSSKNKPHVKRPMNAFMVWAQAARRKLADQYPHLHNAELSKTLGKLWRLLNEVEKRPFVEEAERLRVQHKKDHPDYKYQPRRRKSVKNGQNDPEDSEQTHISPNAIFKALQQADSPASSVGEVHSPGEHSGQSQGPPTPPTTPKTDLPSSKADLKREGRSMQEGTSRQLNIDFGAVDIGELSSEVISNMGSFDVDEFDQYLPPHSHAGVTGAAQAGYTGSYGINGSSVGQAASVGAHAWMSKQQQQQQQHSLTTLGGGGEQGQQRTTQIKTEQLSPSHYSEQQGSPQHVTYGSFNLQHYSASSYPSITRAQYDYSDHQNGANSYYSHAAGQGSGLYSTFSYMSPSQRPIYTPIADNAGVPSVPQTLSPQHWEQQPIYTQLSRP from the exons ATGAATCTCCTCGACCCTTACCTGAAGATGACAGAAGAACAGGAGAAGTGTCAGTCTGACGCTCCCAGTCCCAGCATGTCCGAGGACTCCGCTGGCTCGCCATGCCCCTCCGGGTCCGGCTCGGACGCAGAGAACACCCGGCCGTCCGACAACCACCTTCTTCTGGGCCCAGACTACAAGAAGGAGGGCGAAGAAGACAAATTCCCCGTGTGTATCAGAGACGCGGTGTCCCAGGTGCTGAAGGGCTACGACTGGACGCTGGTGCCCATGCCGGTGCGCGTCAACGGCTCAAGTAAAAATAAGCCTCATGTAAAAAGACCCATGAACGCGTTCATGGTCTGGGCTCAGGCTGCGCGGAGGAAACTGGCTGATCAATACCCGCATCTGCACAACGCGGAACTCAGCAAAACCTTGGGCAAACTTTGGAG ATTACTCAATGAGGTGGAGAAGCGTCCGTTTGTGGAAGAAGCTGAGCGCTTGAGGGTACAGCACAAGAAAGACCACCCTGACTACAAGTATCAGCCAAGGCGGAGAAAGTCTGTCAAGAACGGGCAAAACGATCCAGAGGACAGCGAGCAAACGCACATCTCCCCCAACGCGATCTTCAAGGCGCTGCAGCAGGCCGATTCTCCAGCGTCCAGCGTGGGCGAGGTGCATTCCCCAGGAGAACACTCAG GTCAGTCCCAGGGCCCACCAACACCCCCGACAACCCCGAAGACTGATCTGCCCTCGAGCAAAGCGGACCTGAAGCGTGAGGGCCGCTCAATGCAGGAGGGCACCAGTCGCCAGCTCAACATCGACTTCGGCGCTGTGGACATTGGCGAGCTTAGCAGCGAGGTCATCTCCAACATGGGAAGCTTTGACGTTGATGAGTTTGATCAATACCTGCCACCTCACAGCCACGCTGGGGTGACTGGAGCAGCCCAGGCTGGCTACACCGGCAGCTATGGCATTAATGGTTCCTCGGTCGGCCAAGCAGCCAGTGTTGGGGCCCACGCTTGGATgtccaagcagcagcagcagcagcagcagcactcttTGACCACcttgggtggaggaggagagcagggtCAACAAAGAACCACCCAGATCAAGACGGAGCAGTTGAGCCCGAGCCACTACAGCGAGCAGCAGGGCTCTCCTCAGCATGTCACCTACGGTTCCTTCAACTTGCAACACTACAGCGCCTCTTCTTACCCCTCCATCACGAGAGCACAATACGACTATTCAGACCACCAAAACGGTGCCAACTCTTACTACAGCCACGCAGCGGGCCAAGGCTCGGGCCTGTATTCCACCTTCAGCTACATGAGCCCCAGCCAGAGGCCGATTTACACCCCGATTGCCGACAACGCCGGGGTGCCCTCCGTGCCCCAGACTC